CACTTTCAACTAATTAGTTAGGGATCATACCACATGGTATTCACGTGCGCTATAGATAGACCCCAAAATTCAATCCTGGCCATCCAAACGAATCACATCTATCAATCTAAGATTTCGTATACTTTTGGTgacaaaaatacccttgtatCGCACTTTTCCTGCTAAGAATTGCaactaaaacaacaaaaaatctGTGCAACTAAAAGAAAGAAGCCAATCCCATTAACAAATGGCTTCAACGATTTCACCTCCAACATTTTTGTGTTCATCAGCACAGAAGAAATCAACTTCTTCCTTCACCATCTCATCATCTTTAGTTTTATACCCTAAAACTTCAAAATTGCATCTTTCTACTTCAATTCCTCAACTGGGTCTTACTCCATGGAGTGGTTTGAAGCATATGGGGGTTTCCGTTAGACCTAAAactatcaaattaggtaaaatcttTAATCTGGGTTTCAATTCTTTTACTCAAATTGTTAACTAGTTTCAGCTCAAATTGATGTCATAAGTTtgaagttttctttttttctttttctttgttaagACCGAAACCTATCAAATTAGGTAATTTTGTACTCTGGGTTTGCTAAAGATATCTCCTTTTCAACAAGTTTAAGCTCAATTTGGTGTACTGAAAGTTCagaaagttttaattttgaagttTGGTTTTGTTAGGGTTGTCGTTGAATGTTTGGTTTGTGTTATTGCAGGCAGAAAGGGAAAAATTAGAGGGAAAGTTGTTTATGCTTCTTTATTTGGTGTTGGAGCTCCTGAAGCTTTGGTTATTGGAGTAGTTGCTTTGTTAGTTTTCGGTCCCAAAGGTCTTGCTGAGGTGAGAATTTGGATGAACATATCTCAGTGTATCTCTTGGTACCAATTGTTTGTTTTCTCACTCGACTTGTATAAATGTAGGTAGCTAAGAATCTGGGGAAGACATTGCGCGCTTTCCAGCCGACAATTAGAGAACTTCAGGTAAGTGGTGTAGTGCATTTGTAATTTATATACAGTTAGTTCTTAAGGCAGGGAAGAAGTATTCACTTTGACTGATGTTACCCTGTATTTCTTTAGGAAGTTTCGAGGGAGTTTAAGAGTACGCTAGAGAGGGAGATTGGTCTTGATGATCTTCCACCTTCAGCGCAGAACAATTATAAATCCACAAGTGCCACCACTACTCCTCCAACATCGTCTATGACGCCTTCTGCTGTTGAGAGTTCTCCGGATGTGGTTGATCCAAGTAAGTAAACTTTTTTTGTTGTAATTGTGGTTCTTTTTATATAGAATTCAAAATTAGTTTATTTCTGTTAGTGCATTGGTTAATAGACTATAGAGTATATGACATTTATGGAAAGTTGCAAGTCCTTGACTAAGAAGCAGAATTTATAAAAAACTGCATTGATTAGTTACTTCAAGTCAATAGAGGTTGGCCACTGCTATTATATGAGAGTTCGAGCAGTGGTTCTGAGTTAAATTCTGAATTTATTGTGCTAAAACTGCTGCTAAGAGGAGAAGTGACTAGAGAATCCTGTtcttaaaacatatattatgaactTTTGGGTACTAGGAAAATCACATGTATCGTTGGTGTTTGAAAGCTTTTTTTGTGGAATAAAGATTAAGCTGTCGAAGTGGCAAAGTTAGAGCAGGATTGAAAAGATCAGTGGATCTGAAATTATACCCTAATTTGTTTAGGCTTGAATTCTGCAAAGTTTAGTAATTTCAAAATCAGTTGCTAGATGCCGTCAGAATAGAGCCTGTCTCACAGTAGCACTAATGGAGGAGCAAATCTACAGTATTTCGTATGTGGTATGAATATTTCTTTAACCAGTGAACTAGCCACTGTAACCACTTCAATTGAGACAAAGTATGAGCTCAGCATGAACATTAGTTTCATGCATACCCAAACAAGCTTGTAAGGTAGAAAGCTTTTGAGTAATTTCCGGAAGATTGTATCGTGAGCATAAATTGTTAAGAGATGAAAATGGGGCAACCTCAGTGTCATAGTATAATCCCAGCATAAATTTTATGTGTTAGATGACTGAAGTAAACTTATGAAATTCTCCAAATTCTATAGAGCATTCTAGACTTCATTTGGAATGATTAGGCGTTTGATGAACCCATTTTATTTCTACTGTAAACCGTCTTATGTGTGTCTGTGAATGGAATAAAGCATATGAACGTGTTTGTCTTTATATTTCAAATCGTTGATAAGCCTAAGGTATTGAAGCATTCCAAAGTCCAACCTAGAATACGCTACGGAACTGATGTCAATAGTTGACTCTTTGGGCATGCATATCTTCTGCTGGTTGGGGTATGTTGCGCAGTGATCTCTGCTTTCCACAGTTGTACGCTTTATTCTGTTCCTTTCGTAAGTGTGAGATTTCAGTTAAGACTGTCTGTTCATGcatctttgtctttttttttcactTCATAAAGTGTCTAAATCATGATGTAGAAAGCCTCCTATGGAAGACCTTCTACTTGCAACATAGACATGGTTCTTACAATTAGTAATTAGTCCTCAGAAGTTCAATGTTGATACTGATTCCTTTCAAGCAGAAAAGAACCTATCTCATAGTCATGTTTTTCGCTTGCCTTCTATTTGAGAACAATTCTTGTTGCTGCTTCATCTTTTTATCTTGTTGGCTTGACTCTCTATTTGTCCTTGtttatctttcttctttttactaaTGACCGAAGACAAAAACCGTAATCTAAAGTAATTGTTTATATATGCAGATGGTGCAGAGCCCGCAGAACCTCCCCTAAACCTTGGAGAATTCCTAGTGAATGCAAATATAAAATCGAATATTGCccagaaggaaaaagaggcagcccttaaagaagaacaagaacaatCTGAATCTCAACCTCAACCTCAAGGTTTCTAATTCTTCAGTAACCTCTATTGTAGTTTCATTTGTCATTTTCCTTCTTTAATCATGAGATATTCACTCCGTAACTTCTATTGTAGTTTCATTTGTCATTTTCCTTTCTCTAATCATGAGATATTCATTACATTGTATGATTCGTAACAGAAACAACAGCTCCGGAAGTCACTGCAGCAGCTCCAGAAGTCATTGCTACAACTCCTCCATCTGAGACAGTTGAAAAGATTGAGAAAGAAATCACTTTACCAAGCGACAAAAAGGAGAACGAGGTATCTTCTTCGACAAACTGAAGATGATGAATACAATTCACCATTTCAGGTTTCAATTACCATTTTTTAGACCTCGGTAAATCACCACGTTAATTTAATGAGATTTTTTTTACCTAATCGGTGTAGAATAACTGTTTTTGTTGTATACTATATCATTGTGGCAACGTAGAAATTTAGTTTTGCCTGTCTTGTAAGTCACTACTGTATTGAGCATTCCTAGTAATGTATTTTTAATGAATTCGTAATAAAGTATCATTTGCTTGTAAACTCAAATGACTCAGATGGGTCCATAATTCAAAGAATCAAGAATCTATAACATTTTTTCTTTATTACCATtttttgaatcaaacagaaattatatTACAGTATATTTCTAACCTAGAAAAACAGAAAATAGGACAGCAATTACAAATTTGAGATAGTCTCTAATCTCCCGATATTGTTCTCGAGGATGACACATGACGTTTAAGACTGCTTTATCAGTGTTGGTTTGCTCTATCCATTATACACTGATTAAATTGTTGAACTCAGTTACTTGCAAGTAatgtctttcattcttcttcgttTGATGGAGTCCACTCCAGTCGATACTACATCATTCTTTATTCTCCTTGTTGTAGCCATTTCATTTTGATTAACGGGGATGACtcagattattattattatttattttattttattttatttttttttatgaaaaaggTTAATATATTAATTATGCAATGTAATACACAAgatctacaatttcatttttatcaaaaatattagAAAGAATGTTCTCATTTTGCTCTCTCTGATGTGAGTGCGTTGACATGTGTTGAAGTCTTCTGATCCTTGCTTCTTTTGCCACCGAGTCCGTTGCTGCGTTGTGGTCTCTGCTTATAAATTTTACCTTTGCTTGTGGTAGATTTCctataattgaaataattttttGTATAGTTTTCTCAGCTACCCATAAAGCATCTGTGTCTTTTTTGTTAGAATCCGCCAGGAGTTTATAGTCTATAGCAATATAAACACTGGATAGTATATTGTCTTCTAGCCATTTTAACGCCTTTAAAAGTGCTTTTGCTTCTGCGTGCAAAGCCGAAAAGGCCCAATCCGAACCAGCTGAAATATGCATGAAAGCTTCTTGGTCAACCGAATACAGAATGAAAGCGTATCACATGGATAAGTGTTCTTTATTATACGATGTAGACTATATGAATTTTTAGATTTGTTGAATCAAATATGTTGGATCTGGAACGGTTTTCCTAAACAGTACTTCGCATCtatatttccaaatgaaccagaGGACAGTCGCAATCTGTTCaaaaaaattcgaaaattttggATCTGATATCTACATTTCAACCCACTTGCTAATTGTGTCTACATTGATTTGGGAGTTGACTGCGTCCAAAGAGCAACCAAACCAAATTGATCTAGCAAAAGGACAAGTTCTAAAAAGATGATTTTCCGTTTCCAACCCTTGGTTATTACACATTGGATACTCAGGAGACATCTCTGAATTGTAGGATGCTAGTCTGCTAGTGGTTGGTAAGGCTTTTTGAACTAGTTTCCAAATAAATAGTCTAAATCCGAGGGATGGCCTGTAACTCCCATAATTTTTTCAAAGGGAAGTTAATATTATCCTCATTATCTGTATTTTGATTGATGACATAGTTGCCGTAAAATTTCCGGAATGATGATGTTTCCACATGATTCTGTATTATTCCTCTTTATTAGGAGTAATagctaatatttttttcttttatttctggaCCGAAAAAAGCTTCTAGTTTTCCAGTGTTCCAGAGACCTTCATTATTTATTAGCTCTTGAACTTTTTGCTGCATAGGTTCTTCTCTATCCTTTGGTTTGTTTACTCTGTTCGTATTAGGAATCCAATTGTCTTCCGAAATCTTGCATTAGCTCCATTTTTCACTTGCTAAATAGAATTTCCTTTTATAATATTTAAATCTTTTTGAATG
The nucleotide sequence above comes from Papaver somniferum cultivar HN1 chromosome 8, ASM357369v1, whole genome shotgun sequence. Encoded proteins:
- the LOC113302400 gene encoding sec-independent protein translocase protein TATB, chloroplastic-like, producing MASTISPPTFLCSSAQKKSTSSFTISSSLVLYPKTSKLHLSTSIPQLGLTPWSGLKHMGVSVRPKTIKLGRKGKIRGKVVYASLFGVGAPEALVIGVVALLVFGPKGLAEVAKNLGKTLRAFQPTIRELQEVSREFKSTLEREIGLDDLPPSAQNNYKSTSATTTPPTSSMTPSAVESSPDVVDPNGAEPAEPPLNLGEFLVNANIKSNIAQKEKEAALKEEQEQSESQPQPQETTAPEVTAAAPEVIATTPPSETVEKIEKEITLPSDKKENEVSSSTN